A single Alcanivorax borkumensis SK2 DNA region contains:
- a CDS encoding TadE/TadG family type IV pilus assembly protein: MHNYMRNKKQHGSALVWFVSLTFIFLMVALVVDGSNLYNEKRRLQAAANAVASELAASGQTCFGSELASDATDLSNNAETILARDYPGRDFVVTSAQVVTVDGVDGRYQVSPVVFDARESNGVAVSLSSPVRGLLAIFLEGDLSAHSVARKEVIATISTVNQTAVLAQDNTVLGAVLGGVLGIGPIDPTDLTSLAGTTASIGELLQALGVDDVADLVSPVLSAEDLAQALQVVGAVTEPTIDILDAAIQAGGLDGIPLSDVLGIVKGTTVPEDSEFPLYDTVTSLVLKVAELAFSLPSITLDIPGLPGEEVTLELVVNQAPTVLIGAARWDPVEGDWLSKAYGADIELTLTVNLDLGSLLGLSLGSLTVPLAISTGQGEVDLIAAQCASGNSQQVTFTTNASVSGVGLDGEIDTTIAGGLIAVNAQVDASLFSSDDGQLHFEVTLLESDEPRTVAHGYNSGQSVTNVGRIRLTLENLEVRLLGLGLLELLGLQGLVEGLINSVVSPILSSLSVSILTPLLSSLGVQLGTLTVSVDDARQGAMSLIECSQALCASGQ; encoded by the coding sequence ATGCATAATTATATGCGTAATAAAAAACAGCATGGATCCGCATTGGTTTGGTTTGTGAGCCTGACTTTTATATTTTTAATGGTCGCGTTGGTTGTTGATGGCAGTAACCTTTATAACGAAAAGCGTCGGTTGCAAGCCGCAGCTAATGCCGTTGCGTCTGAACTTGCAGCTAGTGGTCAAACTTGTTTTGGTTCGGAGCTAGCTTCGGATGCGACAGATCTTTCCAATAATGCAGAAACGATTTTAGCTAGGGACTATCCTGGTAGGGACTTTGTTGTTACCAGTGCTCAGGTTGTAACAGTAGATGGAGTTGATGGACGCTATCAGGTTAGCCCCGTTGTTTTTGATGCCAGGGAAAGTAATGGTGTGGCGGTTTCTCTTTCTTCTCCTGTGCGTGGGCTCTTGGCTATTTTTCTGGAGGGTGATCTTTCAGCACATAGCGTTGCACGCAAAGAAGTGATAGCGACAATCAGCACAGTCAATCAGACTGCTGTATTGGCGCAGGATAATACTGTTTTAGGTGCGGTTTTGGGGGGCGTGCTGGGTATTGGTCCAATTGATCCTACAGATTTAACCAGCCTGGCAGGGACTACGGCATCGATTGGTGAGCTGCTTCAGGCATTGGGCGTTGATGACGTGGCTGATTTGGTTTCACCGGTGTTGAGTGCAGAAGATTTAGCGCAAGCTTTACAGGTTGTAGGAGCGGTAACAGAGCCAACCATTGATATACTTGATGCAGCAATCCAAGCAGGTGGGTTGGACGGTATTCCATTAAGTGATGTGTTGGGGATTGTTAAAGGTACAACCGTTCCGGAAGATAGCGAATTCCCACTTTATGACACGGTGACGTCGCTTGTACTTAAAGTGGCTGAGCTTGCCTTCTCGCTCCCCTCAATCACTCTCGATATACCAGGCCTTCCAGGCGAAGAGGTGACTCTTGAGTTGGTAGTCAATCAGGCACCAACGGTACTTATCGGTGCTGCCCGATGGGATCCAGTTGAAGGTGACTGGCTTTCCAAGGCGTATGGTGCCGATATTGAGCTAACATTGACGGTGAATCTAGATTTGGGTTCTTTGCTTGGATTATCGCTAGGCTCGCTTACTGTGCCCTTGGCAATATCAACAGGGCAAGGTGAGGTAGATTTGATTGCTGCACAATGTGCTTCAGGAAATAGCCAGCAGGTAACGTTTACCACAAATGCCTCAGTGAGTGGGGTGGGCCTTGATGGTGAGATCGATACTACGATTGCGGGAGGGTTGATAGCAGTAAATGCTCAAGTAGATGCCAGCCTGTTTTCGTCAGATGATGGACAGCTTCATTTCGAGGTTACTCTTCTTGAGAGCGATGAGCCGCGAACCGTGGCTCATGGTTATAATAGTGGGCAGTCGGTTACTAATGTTGGGCGTATTCGGTTAACCCTCGAGAACCTTGAGGTAAGGCTTTTAGGTTTGGGGTTATTAGAATTGTTAGGTTTGCAGGGCCTTGTTGAAGGTTTGATTAATAGTGTTGTCTCCCCCATTCTGAGTAGTCTGTCTGTCAGCATATTAACGCCGCTTTTATCATCGTTGGGTGTTCAGCTTGGTACGCTGACAGTGAGTGTTGATGATGCAAGGCAAGGTGCGATGTCACTGATTGAATGCAGCCAGGCATTATGTGCTTCGGGCCAGTAG
- a CDS encoding VOC family protein: MFEVKATQHVLAVNNVDESERCFLDKLGFSVRFRVDGWSFLSLGSFHIMLGHCPDEISAEATNEHSYFAYVNCVGIDDIYGDYRKRGVDIFQTISNKPWGLREFGVVTPDGHRIMFGEDIGKSFARGL, from the coding sequence GTGTTTGAAGTTAAAGCAACTCAGCATGTTTTGGCGGTCAATAATGTTGATGAAAGTGAACGATGTTTTTTAGATAAGCTTGGTTTTTCTGTTCGCTTTCGAGTAGACGGCTGGTCGTTCCTGAGCCTTGGCAGTTTTCATATTATGTTGGGGCATTGCCCGGATGAGATTTCTGCTGAAGCGACCAATGAACATTCTTACTTTGCGTATGTGAATTGCGTGGGCATTGATGATATTTATGGTGATTATCGGAAGCGCGGTGTTGATATTTTTCAGACTATTTCTAATAAACCTTGGGGGTTGCGTGAGTTTGGCGTAGTTACTCCAGATGGGCACAGAATTATGTTTGGCGAAGACATCGGAAAATCGTTCGCTAGGGGCCTTTGA
- a CDS encoding glutathione S-transferase, whose product MTSSFHCLYSFRRCPYAMRARLGLLFAEMRVELREVELKNKPAQMLTISPKGTVPVLQLFDGTVIEESRDIMIWALEKNDPQGLLYTKGAGQIDALIEQNDSEFKYWLDRYKYADRYPEKTQTEYRQCGEAFLQVLEGLLIKHPFLLGDNVTLADVGIMPFVRQFAHVDRDAFYSLPYPNLQVWLKRWLQHPFFLQAMVKYKPWCEGDELVLFPSYG is encoded by the coding sequence ATGACCTCCTCATTTCACTGCTTGTATTCTTTCCGCCGCTGCCCTTACGCCATGCGCGCTCGTCTAGGACTCTTGTTTGCTGAGATGCGGGTGGAGTTGCGTGAGGTGGAACTAAAGAATAAGCCAGCCCAGATGTTAACAATTAGCCCTAAAGGAACGGTGCCAGTCTTGCAGCTTTTCGACGGGACTGTAATTGAAGAGAGCCGAGATATAATGATATGGGCGCTTGAGAAAAATGATCCGCAAGGGTTGCTGTATACAAAGGGCGCGGGTCAGATTGATGCTCTCATTGAGCAAAATGATAGCGAATTCAAATATTGGCTTGATCGCTATAAATACGCGGATCGTTACCCAGAGAAGACCCAGACAGAGTATCGACAATGCGGTGAAGCCTTTTTGCAGGTCTTGGAAGGGTTGTTGATTAAACACCCATTCTTGCTGGGGGATAATGTGACCCTTGCGGATGTCGGTATTATGCCGTTTGTCCGCCAATTCGCGCATGTAGATCGCGATGCTTTTTACAGCCTGCCTTACCCTAACCTGCAGGTGTGGCTGAAGCGCTGGTTGCAGCATCCATTTTTCTTGCAAGCCATGGTCAAATATAAGCCATGGTGCGAGGGGGATGAATTGGTGCTTTTTCCTTCTTACGGTTAG
- a CDS encoding BCCT family transporter, with protein MVNKGMMRNSTILVPVFLPAVIVSLLLIIGTISDPELAGEVFSSAQAWITETFGWFYMLVVALFFLFIVGISMTSWGNIKLGPDHCEAEYSFPEWFAMLFSAGYGIALLFFGVAEPVLHYSEPPVADPQTVEAAKQAMQIAFFHWGFHIWAIYGLVGLVMAYFAFRHGLPLSMRSAFYPLIGEKIYGPIGHAIDVFAILGTMFGIATTLGLSAAQINAGLNYLWDVPVGNMVQISAIAIVTAMATVSVVAGMDKGVKRLSILNMMLAVLLMLFVFVVGPTVHILESFVQNTGSYLSNIVERTFNLQAYTHSDWIGNWTLFIFSWTIAWAPFVGLFIAKISRGRTIRQFVVGVMLVPSIFTFLWFSVFGDTALNLIMEQGYTELVTQVQADKAVALFQLFDHLPLSSVVSFLAVLLIVTFFVTSSDSGSLVVDSLASGGVLETPAWQRIFWAVLEGVIASVLLLAGGLSALQTMTMVSALPFAIIILLAAVGMWRALVIEGHRETSLQAHMAHSRHMTGSQWRHRLTAMIRYPTRQEVETFIRDTAMGSMTKVVDELRKVGWDASVDFDEQFIRAELVVNRDEHVGFIYDIRLITTPVPEYAYSSREARVNDAHEYCRAEVFLRRGGRSYDVFGYDEVDIIRDMLDQFENYLHFLNVAPGKLPWEMAEHDDLLRDQSGGDSEGKKGEDGGSVKPA; from the coding sequence ATGGTAAACAAAGGAATGATGCGCAACTCGACGATTTTGGTGCCAGTGTTTTTGCCGGCGGTGATCGTTTCCTTATTGCTGATTATCGGCACCATCAGTGATCCGGAGCTGGCTGGGGAGGTGTTTTCTTCTGCCCAGGCATGGATCACTGAAACGTTCGGCTGGTTTTATATGCTGGTGGTGGCGCTATTCTTTCTTTTTATTGTCGGTATCAGCATGACATCGTGGGGCAATATTAAGCTGGGGCCGGATCATTGCGAGGCGGAATATTCGTTTCCAGAATGGTTCGCCATGCTGTTCTCGGCGGGGTACGGCATCGCTCTATTGTTCTTTGGGGTCGCTGAACCAGTATTACATTATTCTGAGCCGCCTGTAGCCGACCCGCAGACGGTGGAAGCTGCTAAGCAGGCCATGCAGATTGCATTTTTCCACTGGGGCTTCCATATCTGGGCCATTTACGGCTTGGTTGGCCTAGTGATGGCCTACTTTGCGTTTCGTCATGGGTTGCCCTTATCCATGCGTTCGGCGTTCTATCCTCTTATAGGCGAAAAAATCTATGGGCCTATTGGCCATGCTATCGATGTGTTCGCTATTTTGGGCACCATGTTTGGCATCGCGACTACGCTGGGTTTATCTGCCGCGCAGATAAACGCAGGCCTGAATTATCTGTGGGACGTGCCGGTGGGCAATATGGTGCAGATCAGTGCTATCGCCATTGTCACCGCGATGGCCACGGTGTCGGTGGTGGCGGGGATGGACAAGGGGGTGAAGCGCCTGTCGATTCTGAACATGATGCTGGCGGTGCTGCTGATGCTGTTTGTGTTTGTGGTCGGCCCCACGGTGCATATTTTGGAAAGCTTTGTGCAGAATACGGGTAGCTACCTGAGCAATATTGTGGAGCGCACCTTTAATCTACAGGCTTACACCCACAGTGACTGGATCGGTAACTGGACCCTGTTTATCTTCAGTTGGACTATTGCTTGGGCCCCGTTTGTGGGGCTGTTTATTGCCAAGATCAGCCGAGGTCGTACCATCCGCCAATTTGTGGTTGGGGTGATGCTGGTGCCGAGTATTTTTACCTTTCTGTGGTTTTCAGTGTTTGGTGATACCGCGCTTAACCTGATTATGGAGCAGGGTTATACCGAGCTGGTAACCCAGGTGCAGGCAGACAAGGCGGTGGCTTTGTTCCAGCTGTTTGATCACCTTCCCTTGTCTAGCGTGGTGTCGTTCCTGGCGGTATTGTTGATTGTTACCTTCTTTGTGACCTCGTCGGATTCCGGCTCCCTGGTGGTGGATTCCCTCGCGTCTGGTGGGGTGCTGGAAACCCCGGCTTGGCAGCGGATTTTCTGGGCTGTTCTGGAAGGAGTCATCGCATCGGTGTTGTTATTGGCAGGAGGCTTAAGCGCACTGCAAACCATGACTATGGTGAGCGCCTTGCCGTTTGCGATCATTATCCTGCTGGCGGCAGTGGGCATGTGGCGGGCGCTGGTGATTGAAGGGCACCGGGAAACCAGCTTGCAGGCGCATATGGCTCATAGCCGCCACATGACTGGCAGCCAATGGCGCCATCGCCTCACGGCGATGATTCGTTACCCTACTCGGCAAGAGGTGGAAACCTTCATCCGTGATACTGCCATGGGCAGTATGACAAAGGTCGTTGATGAGCTGCGTAAGGTTGGCTGGGATGCGTCGGTGGATTTCGATGAGCAATTTATCCGCGCCGAGTTGGTGGTCAATCGCGATGAGCACGTGGGTTTTATCTATGACATCCGTTTGATCACCACACCGGTGCCGGAATATGCCTACAGCAGCCGTGAGGCCAGGGTAAACGATGCCCATGAGTATTGCCGCGCTGAGGTGTTCTTGCGTCGAGGTGGCCGTTCTTATGATGTATTCGGCTACGATGAGGTGGATATCATTCGCGATATGCTCGACCAGTTCGAAAACTATTTGCACTTCTTGAATGTGGCGCCGGGTAAGCTGCCCTGGGAAATGGCGGAGCATGATGACCTGCTGCGCGATCAGTCTGGCGGCGACAGCGAAGGCAAAAAAGGGGAAGACGGGGGGAGTGTGAAGCCAGCGTAA
- a CDS encoding DUF2894 domain-containing protein, whose amino-acid sequence MRPDADSPSPSPSATLEALTERLEALQEQGGEHFDPVRFSFLASLTQRLATLPAPPAGTLSKLDNQLSEYQSAFSQAKATLDAAGEAGDDPAQFRPRLRRASQPAGPSPFAPLHRAYSLMTTDDSPEENNTLAGLLKQQEKQVLADNGASAPPLPPKQRELNALRQLRSQRQAQQARQRIDDAITQTPSDAGPLNSHRMVTRAIETLRELSPAYLEHFVNYLDTLMSLEKIAPKR is encoded by the coding sequence ATGCGCCCTGACGCGGACTCTCCCTCGCCCTCCCCCTCAGCAACTCTGGAGGCTCTGACAGAGCGCCTGGAGGCCCTGCAAGAGCAAGGAGGAGAACACTTTGACCCGGTACGGTTCAGTTTTCTGGCCAGCCTTACCCAACGGCTGGCCACATTGCCGGCCCCTCCCGCTGGCACACTGAGCAAGCTGGACAACCAACTCAGCGAATACCAAAGCGCGTTCAGCCAAGCCAAAGCAACGCTGGACGCTGCTGGCGAAGCCGGCGACGACCCCGCTCAGTTCCGCCCCCGCTTGCGCCGAGCGTCGCAACCCGCTGGGCCCTCACCGTTTGCTCCGCTGCATCGGGCTTACAGCCTGATGACCACAGATGACAGCCCGGAGGAAAACAACACTCTGGCGGGTCTATTAAAACAACAGGAAAAACAGGTACTGGCGGATAATGGCGCCAGTGCTCCACCGCTACCACCCAAACAACGGGAGCTGAACGCCCTGCGTCAACTGCGCAGCCAGCGTCAGGCCCAGCAGGCTCGCCAACGCATCGACGATGCCATTACCCAAACGCCCAGCGACGCAGGCCCACTTAACTCTCACCGGATGGTCACCCGCGCCATTGAAACGCTGCGCGAGCTGTCGCCCGCGTATCTAGAGCACTTTGTGAACTATCTGGATACCCTAATGAGCTTGGAGAAAATCGCACCGAAACGCTGA
- a CDS encoding OmpA family protein translates to MDELHDSDAQASPVWAIFSDLMAALVGILVLLLVWVIGIQLELSQSLEQEKAKRLAEEQRRMALEEALADPLASGRVTFNNGRIGISGSVLFQLNSDRLQPEGKALLSDLVKPLQVFLSQHDDMLMVSGFTDALPINRGNGRYADNWGLSAQRALTVTRTLIEQGMPADQVFAAAFGDNQPVAPNDDADSRARNRRVELTTVPRQSEKSDAP, encoded by the coding sequence ATGGACGAATTACACGACAGCGATGCCCAGGCCTCGCCGGTCTGGGCCATCTTCTCGGATCTCATGGCCGCCCTGGTGGGCATTCTGGTGTTGCTGCTGGTGTGGGTGATCGGCATCCAGCTGGAGCTGAGCCAATCCCTAGAGCAGGAAAAAGCCAAACGCCTCGCCGAAGAACAACGGCGCATGGCATTGGAAGAAGCGCTGGCCGACCCGTTGGCCAGCGGCCGGGTGACGTTCAACAATGGCCGTATCGGCATCAGCGGCAGCGTGCTGTTCCAGCTCAACTCCGACCGGCTGCAACCGGAAGGCAAAGCCCTGCTCAGTGATCTGGTAAAACCGCTACAGGTGTTCCTCAGCCAACACGACGATATGCTCATGGTTAGCGGCTTCACCGACGCCCTACCCATCAACCGGGGCAACGGCCGCTATGCGGATAACTGGGGGTTGTCAGCCCAGCGAGCACTCACCGTCACCCGTACCTTGATTGAGCAGGGCATGCCCGCCGATCAGGTGTTTGCCGCCGCCTTTGGCGATAACCAACCGGTGGCCCCCAATGACGATGCGGACAGCCGTGCCCGTAACCGCCGGGTGGAGCTGACCACCGTGCCCCGACAAAGTGAGAAATCCGATGCGCCCTGA
- a CDS encoding DUF802 domain-containing protein, with amino-acid sequence MRRFLFALPFVLGAVAVIWIGTTFLGNPVAFTVTLLIAAVYGLGFVELLRYRRDTAKLNLRLQQLPHPNDGRETLTRWLSELPNTLRHAVQRRVDGHPATLPGPVLTPYLTGLLVMLGLLGTFVGMIVTLKGAATALDGSSELSAIRSALSAPIAGLSLAFGTSIAGVAASAMLGLTATLCRRDRMDASRQLDDAVDGQLYRFSLNHQRETAYAALQSQSQVFPELVTALHTLTGRMEQMGEQLTGNQQAFHNGLQEQYQGLARSVADSLRDTLTDSSRLAAESAQSIMAQSLASLSEQAQGTHEKLNAITEQQLGALTERFRDTTEQAAEHWRAGLAEHQQTSARLVSDISTSLAAHHDQFQHNSNSLLQQVRDTQQQLGNASEQQLATITGEFQTASRQALQDWNAGLEAHRASGAELLQQVRDTQQAVAEHSEKQFSAIAGQFQASTEQAAQQWQTGLSEQQRTVATLVNDIRNALHEHNSEFRDSAAGLLSGQQTGMDSLINQLGEQLSVLRDQEAARGDAASERLAKLEATVSEHLGRLGTALEEPMMRLIETASETPKAVAEVISRLREEMTHSSERDNELLEERRRIMAELDTLLSAQQDAAGAQRDAIDTLIRTSSETLSQVSDTFSQQVSDQASQLNQVAGDVAGSAAEVASLSDAFATAVQVFSRANDTLLDNLQQVESSLEKSSARADEQLGYYVEQAREVIELSMASQKEVIDALANLRHGDAPAHNGQRSVSGVN; translated from the coding sequence ATGAGACGTTTTCTATTTGCTCTCCCGTTTGTCCTCGGCGCCGTGGCCGTTATCTGGATCGGCACCACCTTCCTGGGTAACCCGGTGGCCTTCACCGTTACCCTGCTGATCGCCGCCGTCTACGGGCTCGGGTTTGTCGAATTACTGCGCTACCGCCGCGATACCGCCAAGTTAAACCTGCGACTACAACAATTACCCCACCCTAACGATGGCCGCGAAACGCTGACTCGCTGGCTCAGCGAACTACCCAACACCCTGCGCCACGCCGTGCAACGCCGTGTTGACGGCCATCCGGCCACCCTGCCCGGGCCGGTACTGACCCCATACCTCACCGGTTTACTGGTAATGCTCGGCTTGCTGGGCACCTTCGTGGGCATGATCGTCACCCTCAAAGGCGCCGCCACCGCCTTGGATGGCAGCAGTGAGCTGAGCGCCATTCGCAGCGCGTTGTCCGCACCTATTGCCGGCCTAAGTCTGGCCTTTGGTACCTCCATCGCCGGGGTTGCTGCCTCCGCCATGCTTGGCCTCACCGCGACCCTGTGTCGCCGCGACCGCATGGACGCCTCCCGTCAGCTAGACGATGCAGTGGACGGCCAGCTGTATCGCTTTTCTCTAAACCACCAACGCGAAACGGCCTACGCGGCCCTGCAAAGCCAGTCCCAGGTGTTCCCGGAACTGGTCACCGCCCTGCACACCCTCACCGGGCGCATGGAACAAATGGGCGAACAGCTCACCGGCAACCAGCAGGCCTTCCACAATGGACTCCAAGAGCAATACCAAGGGTTGGCGCGTTCCGTTGCTGATTCTTTACGTGACACCCTAACCGACAGCAGCCGCCTGGCCGCCGAGAGCGCTCAATCAATCATGGCGCAATCCCTCGCCAGCCTCAGCGAGCAGGCTCAAGGCACCCACGAAAAGCTCAACGCAATCACCGAACAACAGCTCGGCGCCCTTACCGAACGTTTCCGTGACACCACCGAGCAAGCCGCCGAACACTGGCGCGCCGGGCTGGCCGAGCATCAGCAAACCAGTGCCCGGCTGGTGAGTGACATCAGCACCTCGCTGGCGGCTCACCACGATCAGTTCCAACACAACAGCAATTCCCTACTGCAACAGGTCCGTGACACCCAACAACAATTGGGCAATGCCAGTGAGCAACAACTCGCCACCATCACCGGAGAATTCCAGACTGCCTCCCGTCAGGCACTGCAAGACTGGAACGCCGGGCTGGAGGCTCACCGGGCCAGCGGCGCAGAACTTCTCCAACAAGTACGCGACACTCAACAGGCCGTGGCCGAACACAGTGAAAAGCAGTTTTCTGCCATCGCCGGCCAGTTCCAGGCCAGCACCGAACAGGCCGCTCAACAGTGGCAAACCGGCCTCAGCGAGCAGCAACGCACCGTGGCCACCTTGGTTAACGATATTCGTAACGCTCTGCACGAGCACAACAGCGAATTCCGTGACAGCGCTGCCGGCCTGCTCAGCGGCCAGCAAACGGGCATGGACAGCCTGATCAACCAGCTGGGTGAGCAACTCAGTGTGTTGCGCGATCAAGAAGCCGCTCGCGGTGACGCCGCCAGCGAGCGCCTAGCCAAGCTTGAGGCCACCGTCAGCGAGCATCTAGGTCGCCTGGGCACTGCTCTAGAAGAACCAATGATGCGCTTGATCGAAACCGCCTCGGAAACACCGAAAGCGGTCGCGGAAGTGATTTCCCGCCTGCGCGAAGAAATGACCCACAGCAGCGAGCGGGACAACGAACTGTTGGAAGAACGTCGCCGCATCATGGCCGAGCTGGATACCTTGCTCAGTGCCCAGCAGGATGCCGCCGGCGCCCAGCGTGACGCTATCGACACCTTGATTCGCACCTCCAGCGAGACGCTGAGTCAGGTGAGCGACACCTTCTCGCAACAGGTCAGCGACCAGGCCAGCCAACTTAATCAGGTCGCCGGCGACGTCGCCGGTAGCGCCGCCGAAGTAGCCAGCCTCAGCGACGCCTTTGCCACGGCCGTGCAAGTGTTCAGCCGCGCCAACGACACCCTACTGGACAATCTTCAGCAGGTGGAAAGCTCACTGGAGAAATCCTCTGCCCGGGCCGACGAGCAACTGGGCTACTACGTGGAGCAAGCCCGCGAGGTGATTGAGCTCAGCATGGCCTCACAGAAAGAAGTCATTGATGCCCTGGCCAACCTACGCCATGGCGATGCCCCTGCGCACAATGGCCAGCGCTCGGTTTCCGGGGTTAATTGA
- a CDS encoding DUF3348 domain-containing protein, protein MYRTQTPAHTGPAGSRLVELLASLDPKAASSSHACFAERLGRLFDLSDTIALDTATQHRPKGPFTAQPDISETLQADLLKTRNTLLENLSHSFAGKQAASVISLPPLNKDIPAGKRPTFGPYERFHQAHQRQMIAALTNLRLRARRHLCAHSAELARLAELDAVFEHGLSTYVRRCFSAMPAFLEKRYRVLWQQGQHTPPQEWMAANGWLSQFCQEIQMLLLAELDARQEPILGLLDAAAGATTDADTRLTDIDDKESTTP, encoded by the coding sequence ATGTACAGGACGCAAACACCCGCGCATACCGGCCCCGCCGGCAGCCGGCTGGTAGAGCTGCTTGCTAGCCTGGACCCAAAAGCAGCCTCGTCCTCCCATGCGTGTTTCGCTGAGCGGCTAGGCCGGCTGTTTGACCTGTCCGACACGATTGCCCTGGATACCGCCACCCAGCACCGTCCAAAAGGACCGTTTACAGCTCAGCCCGATATTTCAGAGACTCTGCAGGCTGATCTACTGAAAACCCGCAACACCCTGCTGGAGAACCTGAGCCACAGTTTCGCCGGCAAACAGGCCGCCTCGGTGATCAGCCTGCCACCGTTGAACAAAGACATACCGGCGGGCAAGCGGCCCACCTTTGGCCCCTATGAGCGTTTCCACCAAGCTCACCAGCGGCAGATGATTGCCGCACTAACCAACCTGCGCTTGCGCGCCCGGCGCCACCTCTGTGCCCATAGTGCAGAGCTGGCCCGACTGGCGGAGCTGGATGCGGTGTTCGAACACGGCCTCTCTACATATGTGCGCCGCTGTTTCAGTGCCATGCCCGCGTTTCTGGAAAAGCGCTACCGCGTCCTGTGGCAACAAGGTCAACACACACCCCCACAAGAGTGGATGGCCGCCAACGGCTGGCTATCCCAGTTTTGCCAAGAAATTCAAATGCTGTTACTCGCTGAGCTGGACGCCCGCCAGGAGCCCATTCTGGGGTTACTGGACGCGGCGGCAGGTGCCACCACCGACGCCGACACCCGGCTCACCGACATTGATGATAAGGAAAGCACCACCCCATGA
- the nhaD gene encoding sodium:proton antiporter NhaD, which yields MTTVLLILVALGFLSIVVEDIVHIDKAKTTLFFGSFAWLLFFIAPPAHLSHDALMKSLNDNLLDIATLWLFLMAAMTFVAYLSGKGIIDSLVNKLLPERISERKLMLLTGVFAFLFSSMADNITATLVCIAVLMNLNLPVKKLMRYVVLVIFSVNAGGTALITGDVTTLMIFLAGKVEIPDLLLLSLPAAGAVAALALMLSLGLSEEVHIKKQNNVIERGDKVIALLFFGTIVGTIAANVAFGIPPVLCFLFGLSLMFMVVQFLNKDEPILEYIRKIEFDTLLFFLGVLLLVGMLKELGMLAYFPALYDVMPPVAANFLVGLASALFDNVPLTAALLNSGIEMNLSQWLSLTYSVGVGGSLLVIGSAAGVIAMSKIEVLTFGSYLRYFGYLLVAYSIGFVAVLGLGLLV from the coding sequence ATGACCACCGTTCTACTAATCCTGGTGGCGCTGGGCTTTTTGTCCATCGTCGTCGAAGATATCGTCCATATTGATAAGGCAAAAACCACGCTGTTTTTCGGGTCCTTCGCCTGGCTACTGTTTTTTATTGCCCCCCCGGCTCATCTCAGTCACGACGCGCTGATGAAAAGCCTTAATGACAACCTGCTGGATATTGCCACCCTGTGGTTGTTTCTGATGGCCGCCATGACCTTCGTGGCTTATCTATCCGGCAAGGGCATTATCGACAGCCTGGTCAACAAACTGCTACCCGAGCGCATTAGCGAGCGCAAACTCATGTTGCTCACCGGCGTGTTTGCCTTCCTGTTCTCTTCCATGGCCGACAACATCACCGCCACCCTGGTGTGTATCGCCGTGTTGATGAACCTGAACCTGCCGGTCAAAAAACTAATGCGCTACGTGGTGCTGGTGATATTTTCGGTTAACGCTGGGGGCACCGCGCTGATTACCGGCGATGTCACTACACTGATGATTTTCCTGGCAGGCAAAGTGGAAATTCCGGACCTTCTATTGCTTAGCCTGCCCGCCGCCGGAGCAGTTGCTGCACTAGCATTAATGCTCTCATTAGGGCTCAGTGAAGAAGTGCACATCAAGAAACAAAACAACGTCATCGAACGCGGAGACAAGGTTATCGCGCTGCTGTTCTTCGGCACCATTGTCGGCACCATCGCCGCCAACGTAGCATTCGGAATTCCGCCGGTGCTGTGCTTCCTGTTCGGTCTATCGTTGATGTTCATGGTGGTGCAGTTCCTAAACAAGGACGAGCCAATTCTGGAATATATCCGCAAGATTGAATTCGACACCCTGCTGTTTTTCCTGGGCGTATTGCTGTTGGTAGGTATGCTCAAGGAGCTGGGTATGCTGGCCTACTTCCCCGCGCTTTATGATGTTATGCCACCCGTGGCCGCTAATTTCCTGGTGGGCTTGGCCTCGGCACTATTCGATAACGTGCCGCTGACCGCCGCGCTGCTCAATTCCGGGATAGAAATGAACTTATCCCAATGGCTGTCACTAACCTATTCGGTCGGTGTGGGCGGGTCGCTACTGGTCATTGGCTCCGCCGCCGGGGTGATCGCCATGAGCAAGATCGAAGTGCTCACCTTCGGCAGCTACCTGCGTTACTTCGGCTACCTGTTGGTGGCCTACAGTATCGGCTTTGTCGCGGTGCTGGGGTTGGGGCTGCTGGTTTAG